The following coding sequences are from one Granulicella sp. L56 window:
- a CDS encoding NAD-dependent epimerase/dehydratase family protein gives MEKIALFGAAGAIGQSIADALRAKGEPYRVVGRNRERLAETFGSDPNAEIVTWDPADAASVRAAARSVDTLIYLVGVPYNHFELHPLTMRQTLDGAIAEGVKRVVLIGTVYPYGVPVTEKVSEQHPRNPPTYKGKMRKEQEDMLLAAHAAGEIEATVLRLPDFYGPGVESSLLDGMFKAVANGKTADMVGPIDTPHEFVFVPDVGAVVLALAEKPEAYGRWWNLAGAGVTTQRPMAEQAFALVGRKPKIRVVGKLGLRLIGLFQPIMKELVEVHYLQTTPVLMDDAALIALLGDVHKTSYAEGVRLSVESYKAASMKA, from the coding sequence ATGGAAAAAATTGCTTTGTTTGGAGCGGCAGGAGCCATTGGGCAGAGTATTGCCGATGCGCTTCGAGCGAAAGGGGAGCCTTACCGTGTCGTAGGCCGCAACCGGGAGCGGCTGGCAGAGACCTTTGGTTCCGATCCGAACGCGGAGATCGTGACCTGGGACCCGGCAGATGCGGCTTCGGTGCGAGCAGCGGCGCGAAGCGTGGATACGCTGATCTATCTGGTAGGAGTGCCGTATAACCACTTCGAACTGCACCCGCTGACGATGCGACAGACGCTCGATGGAGCGATTGCAGAGGGTGTGAAGCGTGTGGTACTGATCGGCACGGTGTATCCCTATGGCGTGCCGGTGACAGAGAAGGTGAGCGAGCAACATCCGCGCAACCCGCCGACGTACAAAGGCAAGATGCGCAAGGAGCAGGAGGACATGCTGCTTGCAGCACACGCCGCCGGAGAGATAGAAGCGACCGTGCTGCGGCTTCCGGACTTCTACGGGCCGGGCGTGGAGAGCAGCCTTCTCGATGGCATGTTCAAAGCCGTAGCGAATGGAAAGACGGCAGACATGGTGGGGCCGATCGACACTCCACATGAGTTTGTGTTCGTGCCCGATGTGGGAGCGGTGGTCCTCGCGCTGGCGGAGAAGCCAGAGGCATATGGGCGATGGTGGAACCTTGCCGGAGCAGGCGTGACCACGCAGCGGCCGATGGCGGAGCAGGCGTTCGCGCTGGTAGGGCGTAAGCCGAAGATTCGCGTGGTGGGGAAGCTGGGGCTGCGGTTGATCGGATTGTTCCAGCCCATCATGAAGGAGCTGGTGGAGGTGCACTATCTGCAGACGACACCGGTGCTGATGGACGACGCTGCGCTAATCGCATTGTTAGGAGACGTGCACAAGACCTCGTATGCCGAGGGCGTGCGGCTCAGCGTGGAAAGCTACAAAGCCGCCAGCATGAAGGCGTAG